The following coding sequences lie in one Paracidovorax avenae genomic window:
- the lapB gene encoding lipopolysaccharide assembly protein LapB: MEFDLSWLLLGLPLAFVLGWLASRFDLRQLRQENRRAPKAYFKGLNYLLNEQQDQAIDAFIEAVQNDPDTSELHFALGNLFRRRGEYNRAVRVHEHLLSRGDLGRADRERAQHALALDFLKAGLLDRAEDALQRLEGTPFEGQARMALLAIYERSRDWPQATAIARKMHGSHQGDFSARQAHYLCEQALAHAAQGDLDAAQAQFEEARAAAPDAPRPRIELARLQQRRGHAEAALATLQELARQSPSALPLAAPLLIELAAATGRQGDVLHLLQEHYARAPSLDVLDAIVAMETAAGDPARPPRDWYVRHLDKEPSLVAAAKWLSQEKLEHEDFHPQVQRALDQAAKPLTRYRCAACGFEARQHFWQCPGCQSWDSYPARRVEEL; this comes from the coding sequence GCCAGCTGCGCCAGGAGAACCGCCGGGCGCCCAAGGCCTACTTCAAGGGGCTGAACTACCTGCTCAACGAGCAGCAGGACCAGGCGATCGACGCGTTCATCGAGGCGGTACAGAACGACCCGGACACGTCGGAACTGCATTTCGCGCTCGGCAATCTCTTTCGCCGGCGCGGTGAATACAACCGCGCGGTGCGCGTGCACGAGCACCTGCTGTCCCGCGGCGACCTGGGCCGGGCCGATCGCGAACGCGCCCAGCATGCACTCGCGCTGGACTTCCTCAAGGCCGGCCTGCTGGACCGTGCCGAAGATGCGCTGCAGCGGCTGGAAGGCACGCCCTTCGAGGGGCAGGCCCGCATGGCGTTGCTGGCCATCTACGAACGTTCGCGGGACTGGCCGCAGGCCACGGCGATCGCGCGCAAGATGCATGGCTCCCACCAGGGTGATTTCAGCGCCCGCCAGGCCCACTATCTGTGCGAGCAGGCGCTGGCACACGCCGCCCAGGGCGACCTGGATGCGGCGCAGGCGCAGTTCGAGGAAGCGCGGGCCGCCGCGCCGGATGCGCCGCGGCCGCGCATCGAACTCGCGCGGCTGCAACAGCGCCGCGGCCACGCCGAAGCGGCCCTGGCCACGCTCCAGGAACTGGCGCGGCAGTCGCCCAGCGCGCTGCCGCTGGCCGCGCCGCTGCTGATCGAACTGGCGGCCGCGACCGGGCGCCAGGGCGACGTGCTGCATCTGCTGCAGGAGCACTATGCCCGCGCGCCCTCGCTGGACGTGCTCGATGCGATCGTGGCCATGGAAACGGCCGCGGGCGATCCCGCGCGACCGCCGCGCGACTGGTATGTGCGCCATCTGGACAAGGAGCCCTCGCTGGTCGCCGCCGCCAAGTGGCTGTCGCAGGAGAAGCTCGAACACGAGGACTTCCACCCCCAGGTGCAGCGGGCGCTCGACCAGGCCGCGAAGCCGCTCACGCGCTACCGCTGCGCGGCCTGCGGATTCGAGGCGCGGCAGCATTTCTGGCAATGCCCCGGCTGCCAGAGCTGGGACAGCTATCCGGCCCGGCGCGTCGAGGAGCTCTGA
- a CDS encoding monovalent cation/H+ antiporter subunit D, translated as MPHLMLAPIMLPLLTAALMLLLREERQRLKLGMNLLSTLAGLCIALALLFWTHLGGKPVTMGVYLPGNWPAPFGIVLALDRLSALMLVLTGFVALCSIVFAAARWHRAGVHFHPLFQFQLMGLAGAFLTADLFNLFVFFEIMLAASYGLLLHGSGRTRVQAGLHYIAINLAASSLFLIGVSMLYGITGTLNMADLAQTIPHVADADRGLLHAAAGILATAFLIKAAVWPLNFWLAPAYSAASAPAGALFALMTKVGVYTILRLWTLMFGAEAGPSAMFGSLWLIGGGLVTMAFGAIGMLGSQRIGVLAGYAAILSSGTLLAAAGFGQNLLTAGLLFYLPSSTLAISALFLLTDLIDRWRNDGATLAPHELDDDAPFLTPELVPAQRLNLDEQEMVLVGRVIPAAAAFLGLSFLVCTLVIAGLPPLSGFVGKFAMLTALLNPLGIGTSAGMRASSVGWLLFGMLIATGLMALLALTRTGMRHFWTTHDRPAPQLRVLEGIPIALLLACCVGLTLQAGRVMDFTQATANALHAPGGYIDAVMSARPKPGPATPEGTGATVRRLPPAPALAGPPAAGAAAALPLVETKAMP; from the coding sequence ATGCCGCATCTGATGCTCGCGCCCATCATGCTGCCGCTGCTGACCGCGGCGCTGATGCTGCTGCTGCGCGAGGAGCGCCAGCGGCTCAAGCTGGGCATGAACCTGCTGTCCACGCTGGCCGGCCTGTGCATCGCGCTGGCGCTGCTGTTCTGGACCCATCTGGGGGGCAAGCCCGTCACGATGGGCGTGTACCTGCCGGGCAACTGGCCCGCGCCCTTCGGCATCGTGCTCGCGCTGGACCGGCTGTCGGCGCTCATGCTCGTGCTCACGGGCTTCGTCGCGCTGTGCTCCATCGTCTTCGCCGCGGCGCGCTGGCACCGTGCGGGCGTGCATTTCCACCCGCTGTTCCAGTTCCAGCTCATGGGACTGGCGGGCGCCTTCCTCACGGCGGACCTCTTCAACCTGTTCGTGTTCTTCGAGATCATGCTGGCGGCGTCGTACGGGCTGCTGCTGCACGGCTCCGGCCGCACGCGGGTGCAGGCGGGGCTGCACTACATCGCCATCAATCTCGCGGCGTCCTCGCTGTTCCTGATCGGCGTGTCGATGCTCTATGGCATCACGGGCACGCTGAACATGGCGGACCTCGCGCAGACCATCCCGCACGTGGCCGACGCCGACCGCGGCCTGCTGCACGCGGCCGCCGGCATCCTGGCCACGGCCTTCCTCATCAAGGCGGCGGTGTGGCCGCTGAACTTCTGGCTCGCACCGGCCTACAGCGCAGCGAGCGCACCGGCCGGGGCGCTGTTCGCGCTGATGACGAAGGTGGGCGTCTACACCATCCTGCGCCTGTGGACGCTGATGTTCGGCGCCGAGGCCGGCCCGTCCGCGATGTTCGGCAGCCTGTGGCTGATCGGCGGCGGTCTCGTGACCATGGCGTTCGGCGCGATCGGCATGCTGGGATCGCAGCGCATCGGCGTGCTGGCCGGCTATGCCGCCATCCTGTCGTCGGGCACGCTGCTGGCGGCCGCGGGTTTCGGGCAGAACCTGCTCACGGCAGGCCTGCTCTTCTACCTGCCCAGCTCCACGCTGGCCATCAGCGCCCTCTTCCTGCTCACCGACCTGATCGACCGCTGGCGCAACGACGGCGCCACGCTCGCGCCCCACGAGCTGGACGACGATGCCCCGTTCCTCACGCCCGAACTGGTGCCCGCCCAGCGCCTGAACCTGGACGAACAGGAGATGGTGCTGGTCGGCCGTGTCATTCCGGCGGCGGCGGCCTTCCTGGGCCTGTCCTTCCTCGTGTGCACGCTGGTGATCGCAGGCCTTCCACCGCTGTCGGGCTTCGTCGGCAAGTTCGCGATGCTCACGGCGCTGCTCAATCCCCTGGGGATCGGCACGTCGGCCGGCATGCGGGCCTCTTCGGTCGGCTGGTTGCTGTTCGGCATGCTGATTGCCACCGGCCTCATGGCACTGCTCGCACTCACCCGCACGGGCATGCGGCATTTCTGGACCACGCACGACCGCCCTGCCCCGCAACTGCGCGTGCTCGAAGGCATTCCGATCGCCCTGCTGCTGGCCTGCTGCGTGGGCCTGACGCTGCAGGCCGGCCGGGTCATGGACTTCACGCAGGCGACGGCGAACGCGTTGCATGCACCCGGAGGCTACATCGATGCGGTGATGTCGGCGCGGCCGAAGCCGGGGCCCGCCACGCCCGAAGGCACGGGCGCCACCGTAAGGAGGCTTCCCCCCGCGCCTGCGCTCGCGGGCCCTCCGGCGGCCGGCGCCGCAGCGGCGCTACCCCTGGTCGAAACCAAGGCCATGCCATGA
- a CDS encoding Na+/H+ antiporter subunit C — protein sequence MEIVLAVAIGVLTGSGVWLVLRPRTYQVIMGLALLSYAVNLFIFSMGRLGLAVGKEPVLVEGVPKDLLHYADPMPQALVLTAIVIGFAMTALFLVVLLASRGMSGTDHVDGSNSRDVQEMP from the coding sequence ATGGAAATCGTTCTGGCCGTCGCGATCGGCGTGCTGACGGGCTCGGGCGTGTGGCTGGTGCTGCGCCCCCGTACCTACCAGGTCATCATGGGGCTGGCGCTGCTGTCGTATGCCGTGAACCTGTTCATCTTCAGCATGGGCCGGCTGGGCCTGGCCGTGGGCAAGGAGCCGGTGCTGGTCGAAGGCGTGCCGAAAGACCTGCTGCACTACGCGGATCCGATGCCGCAGGCGCTGGTACTGACGGCCATCGTGATCGGCTTTGCCATGACGGCGCTGTTCCTGGTGGTGCTGCTCGCCTCGCGCGGCATGTCGGGCACCGACCACGTGGACGGATCGAACTCGCGCGACGTGCAGGAGATGCCATGA
- a CDS encoding monovalent cation/H+ antiporter subunit A yields the protein MPLILLVLLPFVGSVLAALLPANARNAESTLAGAVALFCAVQAALYFPEVAAGGVVRQEFAWLPSLGLNLVLRMDGFAWMFCMLVLGIGSLVVLYARYYMSAADPVPRFFSFFLAFMGAMSGVVLSGNLVQLVFFWELTSLFSFLLIGYWHHRKDARSGARMALTVTGTGGLCLLAGVLVLGHIVGSYDLDRVLAAGDLVRGHPLYLTALVLVLLGALTKSAQFPFHFWLPHAMAAPTPVSAYLHSATMVKAGVFLLARMWPVMGGTEPWFWIVGGAGLLTLLVGGYAAMFQHDLKGLLAYSTISHLGLITLLLGLNSPLAAVAAVFHIMNHATFKASLFMAAGIIDHESGTRDIRRLSGLRRMMPVTSTLATVASAAMAGVPLLNGFLSKEMFFAETVFLEASPFVATALPVAATIAGVFSVAYSLRFTVDVFWGPKAQDLPREPHEPPHWMRVPVELLVLACLVVGIFPAWSVGRYLAAAALPVVGGDLPEYSLAIWHGFNTPFVMSLVALAGGAALYLLLRRQREAGRIDAPPLIYRVSGKRIFEVLLTLLTLAGYRGRRMLGTPRLQWQMLWLVCAALVAGALPLWSRGLQLGDRGTLPLSPAFVAVWIVGSVCAVAAAWQAKYHRLAALTLLGGAGLCTCITFLWFSAPDLALTQIVVEVVTTVLVLLGLRWLPRRDERLREVAPAVGLPRLRRARDLVISLLAGGGLGWLAYVMMSRPFPESTSTFFLERAQSEGGGTNVVNVMLVDFRGFDTFGEIVVLGIVALTVYALLRRFRPAREAMDLPEQQRNMPADLQTDLLNPRHATDTAVGYLMVPAVLVRLLLPFTLLVSFYMFMRGHNQPGGGFVAGLVLSVGLLMQYIISGTQWVEAHLSLYPRRWIATGLLFALGTGAGALFFGYPFLTSHTAHLHLPVVGEIHVASALFFDIGVFSLVVGATLLMLTAIAHQSVRGHRYHARLAEEREAEESAQSAQAAHAAGSRLPVALDGARGGAAATAPGGNP from the coding sequence ATGCCCCTGATCCTCCTCGTCCTCCTGCCATTCGTCGGCAGCGTGCTCGCGGCGCTGCTGCCCGCTAACGCGCGCAATGCCGAATCGACGCTCGCCGGCGCGGTGGCACTGTTCTGCGCGGTGCAGGCGGCGCTGTATTTTCCGGAGGTGGCGGCAGGCGGCGTGGTGCGGCAGGAGTTCGCCTGGCTGCCCTCGCTGGGCCTGAACCTCGTTCTGCGCATGGACGGGTTCGCCTGGATGTTCTGCATGCTGGTGCTGGGCATCGGTTCGCTGGTGGTGCTGTATGCGCGCTACTACATGTCGGCCGCCGATCCGGTGCCGCGGTTCTTCTCGTTCTTCCTGGCCTTCATGGGTGCCATGAGCGGCGTGGTGCTCTCGGGCAACCTGGTACAGCTGGTGTTCTTCTGGGAGCTGACCAGCCTCTTTTCCTTCCTGCTGATCGGCTACTGGCACCACCGCAAGGATGCGCGCAGCGGTGCGCGCATGGCGCTCACCGTCACGGGCACGGGCGGGCTGTGCCTGCTGGCGGGCGTGCTGGTTCTGGGACACATCGTGGGCAGCTACGATCTGGACCGGGTGCTGGCGGCAGGCGACCTGGTCCGAGGCCACCCCCTCTACCTGACCGCATTGGTACTGGTGCTGCTGGGTGCGCTGACCAAGAGCGCGCAGTTCCCCTTCCATTTCTGGCTGCCCCATGCCATGGCGGCGCCCACGCCCGTGTCGGCCTACCTGCATTCCGCCACCATGGTGAAGGCCGGCGTCTTCCTGCTGGCGCGCATGTGGCCCGTGATGGGCGGCACCGAGCCGTGGTTCTGGATCGTGGGCGGGGCCGGATTGCTCACGCTGCTGGTGGGGGGCTATGCGGCCATGTTCCAGCATGACCTCAAGGGGCTGCTGGCCTATTCCACCATCTCGCACCTGGGGCTCATCACCCTGCTGCTGGGCCTCAACAGTCCGCTGGCGGCCGTGGCCGCCGTCTTCCACATCATGAACCACGCCACGTTCAAGGCGTCGCTGTTCATGGCAGCCGGAATCATCGACCACGAAAGCGGCACGCGCGACATCCGGCGCCTGTCGGGCCTGCGGCGCATGATGCCGGTCACCTCCACCCTGGCCACGGTGGCGAGCGCGGCGATGGCCGGCGTACCGCTGCTCAACGGCTTTCTCTCGAAGGAAATGTTCTTCGCCGAGACCGTGTTCCTCGAAGCCTCGCCGTTCGTGGCCACCGCGCTGCCCGTGGCGGCCACGATCGCCGGGGTGTTCAGCGTGGCCTACTCACTGCGCTTCACGGTGGACGTCTTCTGGGGCCCGAAGGCGCAGGACCTGCCCCGCGAACCGCACGAGCCGCCGCACTGGATGCGCGTGCCCGTCGAACTGCTGGTGCTGGCCTGCCTGGTGGTCGGCATCTTCCCGGCCTGGTCGGTGGGCCGCTACCTGGCGGCCGCGGCCCTGCCGGTGGTGGGCGGCGACCTGCCCGAGTACAGCCTCGCGATCTGGCATGGCTTCAATACGCCTTTCGTGATGAGCCTGGTCGCGCTCGCGGGCGGCGCCGCGCTCTATCTGCTGCTGCGCCGCCAGCGCGAGGCGGGCCGGATCGATGCCCCCCCGCTCATCTACCGCGTGAGCGGCAAGCGCATTTTCGAGGTGCTGCTCACGCTGCTCACGCTGGCCGGCTACCGCGGCCGGCGCATGCTCGGCACGCCCCGGCTGCAGTGGCAGATGCTGTGGCTGGTCTGCGCGGCGCTGGTGGCGGGGGCATTGCCGCTGTGGTCCCGCGGCCTGCAGCTGGGCGACCGCGGCACGCTGCCGCTGTCGCCGGCCTTCGTGGCGGTCTGGATCGTCGGTTCGGTCTGCGCCGTGGCTGCGGCCTGGCAGGCGAAGTACCACCGGCTGGCCGCGCTCACGCTGCTGGGCGGCGCGGGGCTGTGCACCTGCATCACCTTCCTGTGGTTTTCCGCGCCCGACCTCGCGCTGACGCAGATCGTGGTGGAGGTCGTCACCACGGTGCTCGTGCTGCTGGGCCTGCGCTGGCTGCCGCGGCGGGACGAGCGGCTGCGGGAGGTGGCGCCCGCCGTCGGCCTGCCGAGGCTGCGCCGCGCGCGCGACCTGGTGATCTCGCTGCTGGCAGGCGGCGGGCTGGGCTGGCTGGCCTACGTGATGATGAGCCGGCCGTTCCCCGAGAGCACATCCACCTTCTTCCTGGAACGCGCGCAGTCCGAAGGCGGGGGGACCAACGTGGTGAACGTGATGCTGGTCGATTTCCGCGGCTTCGACACCTTCGGCGAGATCGTGGTGCTGGGCATCGTGGCACTCACGGTGTATGCGCTGCTGCGGCGCTTCCGCCCCGCGCGCGAGGCCATGGACCTGCCGGAGCAGCAGCGCAACATGCCTGCCGACCTGCAGACCGACCTGCTGAACCCGCGCCATGCGACCGACACCGCCGTGGGCTACCTGATGGTGCCGGCCGTACTGGTGCGGCTGCTGCTGCCGTTCACGCTGCTGGTCTCGTTCTACATGTTCATGCGCGGGCACAACCAGCCCGGCGGAGGCTTCGTGGCAGGCCTCGTGCTCTCCGTCGGCCTGCTGATGCAGTACATCATCTCGGGCACGCAGTGGGTCGAGGCCCACCTGTCCCTGTACCCGCGCCGCTGGATCGCCACCGGGCTGCTGTTCGCCCTGGGCACTGGCGCGGGCGCGCTCTTCTTCGGCTACCCCTTCCTCACCAGCCATACCGCCCACCTGCACCTGCCGGTGGTGGGCGAGATCCATGTGGCCAGCGCCCTCTTCTTCGACATCGGCGTGTTCTCGCTCGTAGTGGGCGCCACGCTGCTCATGCTGACGGCCATCGCCCACCAGTCGGTGCGCGGCCACCGCTACCACGCGCGCCTGGCGGAAGAGCGCGAGGCGGAAGAATCGGCGCAGTCCGCGCAGGCAGCCCATGCCGCCGGGAGCAGGCTGCCGGTGGCGCTGGATGGCGCCCGCGGCGGAGCCGCCGCCACGGCACCGGGAGGGAACCCCTGA